From the genome of Corallococcus macrosporus DSM 14697:
GGTGCCATCAATGCCAACGGTGAGAGCGGAGGAACCGCCGGCAACCTGCCTGGCTCGGGTGGTGGCGCGGGCGGTGTCGTCGTCCTCGTGGGCAAGGGCTCCATCACCGTGGGCGGCTTCGTCCGCGCGGTGGGCGGCAACGGCGGCGCGGGCAACAACGCGGGCGGCGCGGGCAAGGGCGGTGGTGGCGGCGGTAGCGGCGGCATCGTCCACCTCCTCTCCTCCACCACGCCCAACGTGACGGGTGGCATCCTCGTGTCCGCGGGGGCCGGGGGCGCCACCGCGAATCCTACGGGCGCCAGCCAGGCCATTGCCGCGGGTGGCGGTGGTGGCGCGTGCGGCGGAAACGGCGGCTCGGGCGGCGGCGGGACGCTGTCCGCGCCTCAACTGCCCGAAGCGGGGGCCGTCGGCTATGACCTGCGGACCATCACGCCCACGCCGGAGAACGTGTTCCTGTAGGCCACGGCGGTTTGGGGGGATGCGACGGCTCGCGGGCAATCAGCTCGCGGGCCGTTCGTGTTTCCAGCGCATGGTTCCGCTGTGCTTCAGCCCTGGCGTGGCGCGGGTGTCCACGTCATGGAGACGTAAGGGGCGGCGGCCTCCTCGGGAGGCGCGGCGTCCACCTGGAAGCCCAGGCGTTCGTACAGCCTGCGCGCGGGGTTGGTTCGCAGCACCCGCAGCCGCAGGGGGACACCCGCCTTCGCGGCTTCATCCCGGACCTGGGTCAGCAGCCGGGTGCCCACGCCGCCGCCCTGGTGCTCGGGCAGCAGGGCGATGTCCACCACCCGCCACTCCGCCGCGTCCTTCGCGAGGAGCAGCCTGCCCACGGGCTGGCCCTGGAGGCACACCACCTGGTGGTCGGCGCGGGGATGGCGCGCCGCCCAGTCATGGGACTGCGCCATCCATTGCATCCGCAGGAAGGCATCGCGCTGTGCGGGCGCCCAGCCCCAGGCGGCGAGCTCTGCCTGCCGGGTGCTGGCGTACAGCGCGAAGAGGAAGGGTTCGTCCGAGGCCGTCGCGGCGCGCAGGTCAATGGACACGGTGCCAGGCAGCATGGCTCGCCGGGCCATGACGCGTCCATCAGCGGACGCCGCGGCGCCGCGCCGTCATCCGCCCAACGGCGGATGCAAGCAGCCGTAAATCCGGACGTCCTGGCAATCGTGGTTGGACGTCAGACCCGGATGAGATTTTCGGGAGCAGTTCCCGAAGGAGCCACACCATGAAGAAGACGCGAGACGAGGCGCTGGACCTTCAGGCCACCCTGGAGGTGGAGGCGCGGTGGCGCGGCCTCGCCGCCCAATTGCTGGAGCTGGGGGACGACGCGATGGACGCGCAGCTCCTGGTGGCCTTTCGCGCCGCGCGTGCGGAGGGCGTGGTCCCGCCCGACGCTGGCTTCTTCCTGGTGGCCCACATCCTCACCATCATGGCGGACGAGGCGATTGGCGAGGAGCCGCGCGTGTGCCGCCTGGCGCTGGAGCTGGAGCTGATGGAGCGCGAGTACGGCGTGGCGCAGGGCGCCTGGCTCAGCGGCGAGGAGACTCCACCCGAGGACTGGGAGGCCCTGCGCGCCGCGTACGAGGCCGCGTGCGACGAGGCCCGCGCCACCTTCTTCACCGCGTATGGCGAGGAGGAGATGGCCCGGCTCTACCTGGATGATCGCCTCTGCTTCCACCGCCGCTTCGAGAGCGGGCGGCGCTTCTTCCACGGCCTGCCCATGCTCCCCGAACATCTGCACTGACTCTCAGTTCTCAATTTCTCTCATTCAAATGATGTGAGCCGCCATTCACACATCTCCGGTGGAATGTTGCGGCCACAGGCTTTGGATTAGCAGGGCTTCAAGGTAGCTCAACACAGCATGGGTGGGGCCGCTTGTGGTGTGCTGGCATTTTCCGTCGGCACACCCTATTTCGGCGCTCGCTTCCGGGTGGCGGGTGGAGTGGCGGGGAAGAAGTCAATGCATACCATCGGTGTGAAGACTCGAAACTCCAAGGCGAGTCTTCAGCAGCTTCGCTGCTCGGCGGCGCGCGTCTCTGGTTGAAGTCCCCTCCAAGGACCCGGAGAGGCGCGCCGCCGCTCTTTTTTCCGCCGGACGGTGGCAGGGCCGCCGAGGCGGCCTTCGGCGGGTGGCGGCGCTAGATTCGCGCGCCATGACGACCGACTCCGCCCACCGCCTCCTGGACCTGCTGTGGGAGCGCTACGCCTCGGAGGTGCCCTACGCGCGCACCTTCGTGCAGCTCTCCGGAGGCAGCTTCCGCAACGACCATGTCGCGCTCCGCTCGCTGGCCCGGCCCGGCGGCGGCATCGCGCGCTTCTCCCAACCCTTCATCCGGCTCGGCTGGAAGGCCGCGGGCGCGTACACCTTTCCGGATGCGCACCTGTCCGCCATCTATTTGTCACATCCGGCGGGCCTGCCCCGGGTCTTCATCTCCGAGCTGAAGCAGGAGGAGCTGTCCGCGCGCGCCCGGGAGCTGCTCGCCACGCTCCCCGAGGACCGGCCGCCTCCGGACGACGTGGAGGCGCTGGCCGCGTGGTTCGCTCCGCCGCCGCCGCCGGATGAGGCCGCGCTGCTGGAGCTGGAGCGGGAGTCCCAGTACGGCGCCTGGCTGCTCGCCTTCGGCCGCAAGGTGAACCACTTCACCGGCTCGGTGGACGACGTGGAGGCCTGGCAACGGCGCATGCGCGAGGCCGGTGTCCCGATGAAGGCCGACATCGAGGGCGCGCCCGGCACGTCGCTGCGGCAGACGGCCACCCAGGCCGCGCCGCTCCCGGTGGCGCTCAAGGGCGGCGCTACCCGCTCCTGGCCCTACGCCTACTTCGAGATTGCCCAGCGCACGCCGGACTTCGACGGCTTCCTCGGCCCCCAGGCGCGAGCGCTCTTCGACATGACGAAGCGGGGCGAGTAGCCCGCGCGTCATTCACGGTGGCCCGGGGCAAGCAGCGCGTTGAGGACGTGGTCGCGCCACTGGCCGTCGATGAGCAGGAGCCCCCGCGCGAGGCCCTCCACCTGGAAGCCGAGCCGCTCGAGCACCGCGGCGCTGCGCTGGTTCTCCGGCAGGTGGTTGGCCTGGAGGCGGTGCAGGCCCATGACGGTGAAGGCGTAGTCACACAGCGCGCGCAAGGCCTCCGTCATCAGGCCCTGGCCTTCGTAGCGGTGGTCCAGGCCATAACCCAGGTCCGCGGACTGAAACGGCCCCCGGCGGATGTGGGTGAGCGACACGTTGCCGATGATGGGCGCCAGCGAGAGGGGCTGGCCCCGAGGCAGCAGGAACACGCGCAGCGACAGGTCCCGCCGGAAGTCCTCGCGGTCCTGCGCGAGCCGCGTGCGCCAGTACGTCACCGAGAAGAAGTTGGCCGGCCGCTCGGGCGATACCGCCGAGACGTGGTCCCGGTTCGCCTCGTGGTACGCGAGCACCCGCCACGCCGCATCCGGTGGCGGTTGCACCAGATGCAGGCGCTCGGTGGTCAGCAGGCTGGGGACGGCGTCTGGGCCCATGGCGGGCATTCAACCCCGGGGTCCGTTGGATTTCAGCGCGGAGGCCGCGCGTCCTCCGGCCTGGGGGCCTCGAGGCCGCTGCCGCCCACGGCCTCCTCGCCCCGCGGGAGGATGATTTCCACGCGCCGGTTGTTGGCCCGGCCCTCCGGGGTGGAGTTGTTGGCGACGGGCCGGTACTCGCCCAGGCCGCGCACCTCGATGCGGTCGCGGCTCACGCCCTGGCTGATGAGGAACTCACGCACGCGCTCCGCGCGCCGGTAGGACAGCGCCTCGTTCATCGCGTCCGTGCCCAGGGAGTCCGTGTGGCCCTCGATGAGCATGGGGCTGTCGGTCTCCTTCAGCGCGGAGGCCACCTCCGTCAGTTGTTCGCGCGCCGCTGGCAGCAGGTCCACCGCGTTGGACGCGAACAACACCTGCCCCGACAGCGTCAGCACCAGGCCCCGTGACTCCTCGCGCACCTTCACGTCCTGGGTGGTGGATTCCAGGCGCGTCAGGGCCTCCGTCGCGCGCTGTTCCGCGTCGAGCCTCGCCTGCCGTTCGCGCTCCAGCGCCTGCTCCGCCATGCGGCGCGCCTCCTGCTCCGCCTCGAGCTCCGCCGTGCGCTGGAGCAGCTCGTGGTTCTCCTGGGCCAGGCGCTGGGACTCGGCCTCGGCGTGCATGCGTCGCTGCTCCTCTTGCTGGAGCCGCGTGGTCTTCTCCGCCAGGCGACGGGCCTCGGCCTCCTGCGCCTGGGCCACCTGCCTCAGTTGCTCCGCGGCCTGCTGGCGCCGCTGCGCTTCCAGCCGCATGCGCTCGGCTTCCCGCTGCTGCGTCACCGCGAGGCTGCGGGCCTGCTGCTGTTGCTGGAGG
Proteins encoded in this window:
- a CDS encoding GNAT family N-acetyltransferase, producing the protein MARRAMLPGTVSIDLRAATASDEPFLFALYASTRQAELAAWGWAPAQRDAFLRMQWMAQSHDWAARHPRADHQVVCLQGQPVGRLLLAKDAAEWRVVDIALLPEHQGGGVGTRLLTQVRDEAAKAGVPLRLRVLRTNPARRLYERLGFQVDAAPPEEAAAPYVSMTWTPAPRQG
- a CDS encoding DUF1338 domain-containing protein; translation: MTTDSAHRLLDLLWERYASEVPYARTFVQLSGGSFRNDHVALRSLARPGGGIARFSQPFIRLGWKAAGAYTFPDAHLSAIYLSHPAGLPRVFISELKQEELSARARELLATLPEDRPPPDDVEALAAWFAPPPPPDEAALLELERESQYGAWLLAFGRKVNHFTGSVDDVEAWQRRMREAGVPMKADIEGAPGTSLRQTATQAAPLPVALKGGATRSWPYAYFEIAQRTPDFDGFLGPQARALFDMTKRGE
- a CDS encoding GNAT family N-acetyltransferase, with protein sequence MPAMGPDAVPSLLTTERLHLVQPPPDAAWRVLAYHEANRDHVSAVSPERPANFFSVTYWRTRLAQDREDFRRDLSLRVFLLPRGQPLSLAPIIGNVSLTHIRRGPFQSADLGYGLDHRYEGQGLMTEALRALCDYAFTVMGLHRLQANHLPENQRSAAVLERLGFQVEGLARGLLLIDGQWRDHVLNALLAPGHRE
- a CDS encoding OmpA family protein → MLKRGWKALAGVTALAAVGCAHAPPPQELLDARAAYQEVSTSPQGRERPRDIAAARDALLEAEREYDRSQDSPRTRSLSYVALRKAETAGARGTAELAARRQAEAQAALQQAQARRWQRSQAELDAARQQLAQAERERLQALQQQQQARSLAVTQQREAERMRLEAQRRQQAAEQLRQVAQAQEAEARRLAEKTTRLQQEEQRRMHAEAESQRLAQENHELLQRTAELEAEQEARRMAEQALERERQARLDAEQRATEALTRLESTTQDVKVREESRGLVLTLSGQVLFASNAVDLLPAAREQLTEVASALKETDSPMLIEGHTDSLGTDAMNEALSYRRAERVREFLISQGVSRDRIEVRGLGEYRPVANNSTPEGRANNRRVEIILPRGEEAVGGSGLEAPRPEDARPPR